In Aegilops tauschii subsp. strangulata cultivar AL8/78 chromosome 3, Aet v6.0, whole genome shotgun sequence, one genomic interval encodes:
- the LOC109747185 gene encoding transcription factor TCP20 — MDPKFPPPPPLNKAEPTSAATATTTTSSPSTTPAQQHQHQQQQLDREQYHHPQEQQPPQHQLQIQVHQQQEDGGGGGGGKEQQQQQQVVVAAAGDRRVQALGPKRSSNKDRHTKVDGRGRRIRMPALCAARIFQLTRELGHKSDGETVQWLLQQAEPAIVAATGTGTIPASALSSVAPSLPSPTSALAGRPHHHHHMWGPPPASAGFSQAGFMNSSGADGGGIGGLMQRIGLPAGIELPGGGAGGMGGHIGFAPMFAGHAAAAIPGLELGLSQEGHIGVLSQFYHQVGGAGASGQLQHPHPHQHHHHEQHHHQQQQQQEDGEDEREDGDSEEESGQ; from the coding sequence ATGGACCCCAAGTTCCCCCCTCCCCCACCGCTAAACAAAGCGGAGCCCACCTCCGCGGCGacggccaccaccaccacctcctccccCTCCACCACGCCCGCCCAGCAGCACCAgcaccagcagcagcagctggaTCGCGAGCAGTACCACCACCCGCAGGAGCAGCAGCCGCCGCAGCACCAGCTGCAAATCCAGGTGCATCAGCAGCAGGAggatgggggcggcggcggcggggggaaggagcagcagcagcagcagcaggtggtggtggcggcggcgggggaccGGAGGGTGCAGGCGCTGGGGCCGAAGCGGAGCTCCAACAAGGACCGCCACACCAAGGTGGACGGCCGGGGGCGCCGGATCCGGATGCCGGCGCTCTGCGCGGCGCGGATCTTCCAGCTCACGCGCGAGCTCGGCCACAAGTCGGACGGCGAGACCGTGCAGTGGCTGCTGCAGCAGGCCGAGCCGGCCATCGTTGCCGCCACCGGCACGGGCACCATCCCGGCGTCCGCGCTCTCCTCCGTCGCGCCCTCGCTCCCCTCGCCCACCTCCGCGCTCGCCGGCCgcccgcaccaccaccaccacatgtGGGGCCCGCCGCCGGCGTCCGCGGGCTTCTCGCAGGCCGGCTTCATGAACTCCTCCGGCGCCGACGGCGGGGGCATCGGCGGCCTCATGCAGCGGATTGGCCTCCCCGCCGGGATCGAGCtgccgggcggcggcgcggggggcATGGGCGGCCACATCGGGTTCGCGCCAATGTTCGCCGGCCACGCCGCCGCGGCCATACCGGGGCTGGAGCTCGGCCTGTCGCAGGAGGGCCACATCGGGGTGCTCAGCCAGTTCTACCACCAGGTCGGCGGCGCCGGCGCCAGCGGGCAGCTGCAGCACCCGCACCcgcaccagcaccaccaccacgaacagcaccaccaccagcagcagcagcagcaggaggacgGGGAGGACGAGCGCGAGGACGGCGACTCCGAGGAGGAGTCCGGGCAGTAG